The following DNA comes from bacterium.
AGCAGTAAGAGCGTCCGCGCCAGCCGTTTCTCGCTCGAATTGAACAGTTGATCGACCAAGTCCTCTTCAATGCGAACATTGCGGGACAGCACATACGACATGAACAGATCTGAGAATGTGGGCTGGTCATGCAGCAAGCGGATCATGGCTTTCTTCTCGATCCTCATGACAGAGCCCTTGGTCGTCGCCGTCGCCGTCGCCATGCAAAGGTGCTGACCGGCCAGGCATCCCTCGCCAAAGAAGTCGTCTGGCTCTAACATCGCAATGGCCGCCTCTTTCCCCTGTCTGGACAGCACCGTGAGCTTGATCTTGCCCTTGAGAATATAGAACACAGCATCGGCAGAATCACCTTGCGAGAAGAGCGTCTGCTTCTCTCGAGATTCCAGAATGGTTCGGCCGTCTCCGGCTCTTGCGAGGAATGCCTTGAGGTCAAACCGCGGGGGCTTCTTGCTTATCATACGACGGCCTCCCTCAGGGTCATGTATTTCCGTGGTGCCGGGGGCTTGGTCCTCCCCGTAATAAGAATGGTCCGTGTGGCGTAGGTTGTCCGCCGGAAACTCGCGCGGCGACCGTCAGTCCGCTTCGGATGATGGCCCGGGTGCGTCGGCCCCGGCAGGTTGGGTAGGCTTGCGCTGGCGTGACGGAAGGAGCTCGGCGGCCGCCCGCAGGAACGCGAGTCCAGCCACCAGCGCGACCGGCACCACGAACGTCCATGCCATCCGCATCCGAATGTTCACGATAGCGAGTTCCGATTGAGCGATCCTGAGGCTTGTGTCGAGGACTTTCTTCAGCCCGGGGATATACTGGTCGTGGATGACCTTTGCCATACCCTGTCTCTGCCGGAACCACGTCCTGCGGTTCGCCTGCGTGGCCCTCTTCTCTTCCTGGGTCCATGACCCTGCGGCGACCACCAGACCGTAGAGCCCGTCCTCCCACTGCGTGTATCGGCGGTTCTGATTCTCAATCTCCTCGTAATACTGGCTCAGGTAGGAGAACATCCCCGGCGCTAGGGCAGTCGTGAGGGCCTCCGAGGAGGAGACGCTATTCCAGGTGTGGACCATGTATCTCTCGGGGGTTGGTATGAAGTCGCCCTTGAGCGCGACGGCCTTCGTGAACTCCTCAAGGTTCTTCTTCGCCCTTTGCCGGTTCACGTCCACCTCGTCCATTAGAGACGCGAGCATGGCGACCTGGCTCTTGTAGAGCCGCTCCTGGTCCCGGAGGGTCGAAGTGTACGTGACGACGACGAAGCTCAACGCCGCGCCGACGAGGGCCACCACAAGGCCGAAGCCCGGCCCCGCCGTCAGCCACTTCGACGAGCGCGGTTGTCCGGACGTTTCCTGTTGCATCTTCTCGCACCCTTCCGAGAGCCCGACCCCGGGCTGGTCCCCCCCTGGAGAGTCACTGCGGCTATCGGGAACCTTTCGCGGTGCGAGGCCGCAGTTCCCCCTCCCGTCGGCCGCCTGCGCCTCTCGCTGCCAGGCTTTCCTGTGGCTCCGGTTGCGGTTCGGGACGGTATGTTGCTCGGCCTCCTCACTCGCTTGCAGCGC
Coding sequences within:
- a CDS encoding Crp/Fnr family transcriptional regulator, with translation MISKKPPRFDLKAFLARAGDGRTILESREKQTLFSQGDSADAVFYILKGKIKLTVLSRQGKEAAIAMLEPDDFFGEGCLAGQHLCMATATATTKGSVMRIEKKAMIRLLHDQPTFSDLFMSYVLSRNVRIEEDLVDQLFNSSEKRLARTLLLLAHVGKDREAEIVVPKISQESLAEIIGTTRARVSFFMNRFRQLGLIEYNGELRVHSALLNVVLHD